The Pandoraea vervacti DNA window GGGCGGTCGGTTAAAGAAAAGCCAGTGAACGAGTAGAAAGACGACATAGGCGGCTGCCATCAGCGAGATGGTCACCCCGGTGTAGAAAATGCCGACCAGCGGTGCATTGCTGAACGAAGTGATCGAGTTCACCAGCAACGACACTTTTTTTCGGAAGGTGTACGTCGATGAACTGTTGCTGAGCTTGCCGACCGTGAGTGCGGTTTGCGCAAAACCAGTGATGTGCCAGAGGCCCGCCATGAAAACTTCTCGTTCCCGATGTTGGAGGAGCGCGTCGACATAGCGGCGCGACATCAGGCGAGCCGTGACGAGATTGGCTGGCAGTTGCATATCGCTCAACCAGTTGAAAAGCGACCAGAACCACTGGCCGCTCAGGCGCTCGAACCACCCGCCTTTGTGGAGCGGCCCCACGTATCTGAGGACACGAGGACTCTCTTAAAATAAGGGATAGTCTTGTGCCTATCAGTAAGCCTAGTCATTACGTGGAAAGCATCGAAATTCTGACCGAGCCGGAGCGCCGTCGTCGGCGCACGGCGCAGGAAAAAATCGCCATCGTGCAGGAAACATTGGAGCCGGGAGCGTCGGTGTCGGCCGTTGCACGTCGGCACGGCGTCAATGCCAACCAGGTGTTCGGCTGGCGCAAGCAATACCAGGAAGGCAGTCTGGCGGCGGTGAAGGCGGGTGAAACCGTTGTACCGGCATCTGAGCTAGCCGCCGCCATCAAGGAAATCAAGGAGTTGCAACGGCTACTCGGGAAGAAGACGTTGGAGGTCGAAATCCTGAAAGAAGCCGTGGAATGGGGCCGGTCAAAAAACCTGATTGCGCGCTCGCCCTTGCTGCCGGGGGACGACCGATGAAGACGGTCTGCGAAGTTCTCGGCGTGGCGCGCTCTGCCGTGGCGGTCAAGCGAGCTCGCTCGTCCGACTGGCGCGATGGTCGCCGTGCCCGCGTGACCAACGATGCCGGGCTGGTCGAGGAGATTCAGGCCCATGTGGCGCACCTTCCTACCTATGGCTACCGGCGTGTCTGGGCGCTGCTGCGCCGCAGTCGGGAGCAGAGCGGTGCGCCGTGCATCAACGTCAAGCGCGTGTATCGGGTCATGCGGGAGCATCAGTTGCTGCTGCGCCGCCCCGGCGTGCGGCAAGACAAGCGGCGGCATGACGGTCGCGTTGCCGTGGAGCGCAGCAACACCCGCTGGTGCTCCGATGGCTTCGAGTTCCGGTGCGACGATGGTACGCCGCTGCGCGTGACGTTTGCGTTGGACTGCTGCGACCGCGAGGCGATTAGCTGGGCCGCAACGACCGGCGGGCATAGCGGTGATGTGGTGCGAGACGTGATGCTGGCCGCCGTCGAACAGCGCTTCGGCACCACGCAGGCCGCGCACCCCATCGAATGGCTGACGGACAACGGCTCGGCCTACATCGACTACCGCACGCGCAGCTTCGCTCGCGAACTGGGTCTTGAGCCGCTGACCACGCCGGTCCGTTCGCCGCAGAGCAATGGCATGGCCGAATCGTTCGTGAAGACCATGAAGCACGATTACGTCGCCTATATGGACAAGCCTGACGCACCAACAGCGCTCTCGCGTCTGGCAATCGCGTTTGAACACTACAATGAGCGCCACCCGCACAAAGCCTTGAAATACCGCTCGCCTCGCGAGTTCAGGCGTAATGCGGTGTCATCAACCTAACAGTGTCCGCCTGTCCTGAGTTACAGGGGCAACTCCACTTTGCGTGTGGCCTGCACGCCATATGCGACGTCACTGGAAGCCGCCTCACGCGCCGCCGCAAAATCGGGCAGCCACTCGGGCGATTCTTCGAGGTCACAATCGATAAGAAAGACATCGTCGCCACAGGACTGCGCCAGACCGGTCATCATGGCCTTGTGATGACCGAAGTTACGAGACAAGTCCACCACAACGGCGTGGTCGTCTGCCTGCGCGATATCGAGCACACGCGCCAGGCTGTCGTCGGGCGAGCCGTCGTTGACATAGACGATTTCATAATCGTCTTGCGCGAACGCCCGTGCCGCAGCACTAGCTCGACGATGAAACTCGTCAAGAAAACCGCTCGAACGGTACAGTGTAGTGACAATGGAAAGTTTCACGTTCGCGAGCAGTTCAGATATTGGGCGCTCTGGCGCCCACAGTTGAACAGGAGATCCAGGATCGAGACCTCGTGAATGAAGGGGCCCCACAACTGGGGATATTCTCGGTAGGGGCCATATTGAACCCACTCCACGCCGATGCCGGCCGCCTCAAACGCAGTTTCGTCGAGATAATTGCGTGCCGAGGGTCCGGACACGTAGACATTCGCACCAGCCTGTTGGCACAAGCTGATCAGACGCTCGGTCTTGCCTTGCGTCATTGCGTAATCCCAGGACCAAGTGATTTTCGTATCGATCTCAAGAAACGCGCAGATCGATTCGATCAATTCTCGGTTGAACATCGAGAGATGAGTGTGCTGATTGCCGAGATATCGGGGGGCGAGCCAGTCAGCGATCTCGGTGAATGCCTTAGCGCCCTGATAATTGGCGCAGAGCGTCTTCCAGTGTCGTTGGGCCCATACCGTATCGGTGAACGTCACGTCCCGAATCTGGCGGTGAATCGACGACCCCACAGGAATGGTTAGCCATTGGGCGCCTGAAGGCGTCTTCACCCGATTGCGATTGCGCCAATCGTTTTTCGTGAACTGTACGTCGTCATACAAGATAAATTCATCGACGGCAGCGACGATTTCAAAGTATCCCTTCCACGGGACATAGTTGGACTGCAGAATGGCAACTTTCTTCAAGGCCTCGCTCCGATCCTCTACGCGGCATGGCTCCGATTTGGCAAACGAATCGACGCAAACCGGAAGTGTAACCGATGGGGCTTCGAACACTGGCGCGAACGCCCGGATTTTTGAGATGTCTCTGGGAAGTCCGCTGCACGGCTCGGGCTCGCGCGTCTGCTGAAGTCGGCTCGAAGCCGTTCGCGGCAAATGCGGGGCACGGTCGATTTCAGGCGGTGGTTTCGCGTGCCAAGCTTGGCAAATGAAGCCCCGGGGAGCGTATGCCACCAAGATCGGTTAGACACCGGTCTCAGTGATTTGGCCAATTTCGAACGCCTCAGGTATATTTCAAAAAAAGATAATTGATAGGTCGGGGTGCTGAGTAATCAAACACAATGTTTGCAGCGCGTAAGTTGGCATTTTTTCTGACATCCGCATGTGCGAGCGGTTTCGTGCATGCCCAACCTCTAACTGACGCGGCGATATGCGGTGGCATGACCGCAATCGTAGCGACCTGGACATGCGGCGGGGCTGCGGGAGACGCTCTGTGCACGTTATGGGGCGTCGATGTCGCCGGTTCCGGGCAGTGGACCGATAAGAGCCGTTTCGTCATCGAAGGGCCTGAATCGGTGACCCGGGCGACATATGAAGAAGCATGCAAGGGCAGTCGATGTTCCAGTCCGGAGTACTCGGTTTGCTCGATACCCATCACTCGCTCCGGTCAAACGCCGATTGCTTCGCTTCTACGTCCCGACTCCTAGAACACCGCCATTTCCGCAGTCGGTATGCCATGACGCCGATTAAACCAAAGCGCTCTTGCTAAATAGCAAGAAACACTTCGGATGCATTGCGGGCACGCATGTCCCATGCGTTGTAACGGTCCCAGTACGGCGTCACGTTCGATGATGATTCGCGCGAACCCCTGGCGGGTTCGCGCTCCCTTTCTGCCGCGATGTCCTTGGTCTGCGGGCACGCTTTATGCGTTTCCAATGCGTACCCTCTCGTCACCGGCAACACCCGGCGACCTAAACTCGCCCCCGGGGCAATCGCAAAGTTTGATCTAGGTCTAATTCGTCGTTCGACGCGTGCCGCCAGGCAGGGTGGCGCGGTCCATAATGGATTCGTCATGTTTTCATGACCCTGTCTTCCCGGGGTGATCATGGTGCCCCATGCGTCCCGGTTCAAAGCCCACCTTCCTGAGGTGGGTTTTTTTTGGCCCGGACAGGGCGGTTTGCGCCGTTGGCATGCTGCCGCAATGTCACCGATCGAAGTCGAACGTGCTAGGATTTTTGGCAAGACAGCGCGTTTTTTCGACCTTCGTGACATCGGAGACACCCATGAGCACCTTTCTGCACGGCGGCCTCGGGCTGGGCAGCGACGGCGAGTCCGTACGGTTTAACGTCAATGTTGACGGCAAGGTATGGACTTGCCAGATCGGGCGCGCGTCGCTGAATCGTCTCTCAGGCGTCGACGCAGGCGGGGAAGCCCTTTTCGATCAGTTCGTCGACTTTGAAGATGAAATCGTCGAACTGGCAGGCAAAACCGTCGCCAAGGGGGCGACCACCGAACCGGTCGACGTCACGGCCCCCTGAGGCGGCCGAACGGCGTTCGCGCCGACGCGGCCGAGCGCCGCTTGCACGACGTCGCACCATGCCAATCCACCTGGCCGCCTGGGCGGCGCCTCGCTAACCGGAAACAGGGAGTCTGTCATGAGCTATGCATCGCATGAGCAGGTCTACGACTACCGCGCGGGCTATCGAATTCGCGTACGCGCTTTTCAGAGCGAATACGCCGGACCGTGGGACTATCTGGTGCAGGTGCTCAGGCACGACCAGCCGGAAGGACCGGAGGTGCGCTCGCCGGACGGCCATCGCGACAATCGCCTGGATGCGGAAATGGCCGGACGAAAAGCCGGCGAGCGCATCGTCGACGAATTGCTCGGAGACGGCGACGCCTGACGCCGGGCGGCATTACGAGCGCCGTAACGAACGGCCCATGGCACTGAATGCGGTGCCCGTGGCGGACCTGTGGTCACGCTCGCGCATTCGAGCGCGCAGCCTCGATGCCAACGCCCATGCTTCGGCCGGGCCGATCGGTGGAATGTCCCGACCGTGGCGCCCGTAGCGGGCTGTCTGCGCATCGCTGTCCAATTGGGCAAACGCCACAATCGGTACTAACGCCGCAAGCGCCACACCCCATCGTCGGACACTTCGGCCCGGCCATCCTCCGCAAGCTTCTCCAGATGCGCCCGCAGCGAACGCCGTGCAACGCCATGCCGCACGGCGGGCACGTCGGCATAGACCAACGGCGTTAGCGCTTCGATGCTCGCAGCGCCGATCCGCTCAAGCGCTTGCACAGTGCTCGCTTCGCGTGCCAGCCGATGGGCGATGAGTCGCGCAATGCGCTGCGCCGGGCGATCCATCATGAACCCGTGCCCGGGGGCAAGCCACGCTGGGCCGAGCGTCGCGAGCTTTTCGAGCGATGCCAGATATGTCCCCATGTGACCGTCAGGCGGATTGATGACGACCGTCGAGCCCTGCATGACGTGATCGCCGGTGAACACCAGCTTCACGTCGGCGAGTTCATAGCAAAGATGGTTGGCCGCATGACCCGGTGTATGAATGGCACGCAGGGTTCGCCCGTCGGGCAGCGTGACTTCATCGCCATCCGATAACGTCACATCCGGCAAGAACAGCGTGTCTTGCCCCTCGCGGTGACGCGCTTGCAAACCATAGGACGTTGCATTCGTGCGTTGTTTGAGCAACCGCGCCCCGGGCGAATGGTCGCGGTGGGTATGCGTCACGAAAATCTGTCGGATGGCGCCTGGCGCGGCGCGCAAAATGGCGTCGATATGGATCGGATCGTCAGGCCCCGGATCGATGACGGCCCAGTCGTTGTCGGCGCCCCCACCGACGAGATACGTGTTCGTGCCGGGGCCGGTCATCATGCCCGGATTTGGTGCGGCGATGCGCAGCACACCGGGCATGAGCGTGACCACCTCTCCGGGGACGATCTCGTAGCTCCCCGTGCCCCGCGCCTGCGGATCCGTCAGCGTGAGTTCGGCCCATGCCGGTTCATCCGGCGTGACGGGCCAGCGGCCACGTTTGCCATTCGCGAGACGCGGCTCAATCCGCGGCACTTCACGCAATGCGGCCGCTGTCGATATCGCCCGTTCCGCCGTTGCCATGCCCTCCAGCCATTGCAGCAGCTTGCGCGTGGGGGGCAGCAGGCGCAATTGATCGGCGTGTGCCAGCGCATAGTGCGGACGCATCCAGCGATGCGCGGCCGTCTCTGTCTGATCGACTTCGACATGCTGGCCGTCAGGCAGTATGGTCAGGA harbors:
- a CDS encoding IS3 family transposase (programmed frameshift) produces the protein MEILTEPERRRRRTAQEKIAIVQETLEPGASVSAVARRHGVNANQVFGWRKQYQEGSLAAVKAGETVVPASELAAAIKEIKELQRLLGKKTLEVEILKEAVEWGRFKKPDCALALAAGGRPMKTVCEVLGVARSAVAVKRARSSDWRDGRRARVTNDAGLVEEIQAHVAHLPTYGYRRVWALLRRSREQSGAPCINVKRVYRVMREHQLLLRRPGVRQDKRRHDGRVAVERSNTRWCSDGFEFRCDDGTPLRVTFALDCCDREAISWAATTGGHSGDVVRDVMLAAVEQRFGTTQAAHPIEWLTDNGSAYIDYRTRSFARELGLEPLTTPVRSPQSNGMAESFVKTMKHDYVAYMDKPDAPTALSRLAIAFEHYNERHPHKALKYRSPREFRRNAVSST
- a CDS encoding glycosyltransferase; protein product: MKLSIVTTLYRSSGFLDEFHRRASAAARAFAQDDYEIVYVNDGSPDDSLARVLDIAQADDHAVVVDLSRNFGHHKAMMTGLAQSCGDDVFLIDCDLEESPEWLPDFAAAREAASSDVAYGVQATRKVELPL
- a CDS encoding WbqC family protein; its protein translation is MKKVAILQSNYVPWKGYFEIVAAVDEFILYDDVQFTKNDWRNRNRVKTPSGAQWLTIPVGSSIHRQIRDVTFTDTVWAQRHWKTLCANYQGAKAFTEIADWLAPRYLGNQHTHLSMFNRELIESICAFLEIDTKITWSWDYAMTQGKTERLISLCQQAGANVYVSGPSARNYLDETAFEAAGIGVEWVQYGPYREYPQLWGPFIHEVSILDLLFNCGRQSAQYLNCSRT
- a CDS encoding DUF1488 family protein, which translates into the protein MSTFLHGGLGLGSDGESVRFNVNVDGKVWTCQIGRASLNRLSGVDAGGEALFDQFVDFEDEIVELAGKTVAKGATTEPVDVTAP
- a CDS encoding MBL fold metallo-hydrolase, which produces MTDRPDTSAALPSSSAAEHRPCAPVSLRMAASLVVLRERPSGMEVLLLRRAVRAGDFSSDAYVFPGGVLDAADRLGHAVCEGLDEATASQRLALDAGGLDYYVAAIRECFEETGVLFAQDVDGAPLDARRLNDIRAQREALHDGKIDIASLCRSRDIRLTPRHLHYLSHWVTPLALPKRFDTRFFLTILPDGQHVEVDQTETAAHRWMRPHYALAHADQLRLLPPTRKLLQWLEGMATAERAISTAAALREVPRIEPRLANGKRGRWPVTPDEPAWAELTLTDPQARGTGSYEIVPGEVVTLMPGVLRIAAPNPGMMTGPGTNTYLVGGGADNDWAVIDPGPDDPIHIDAILRAAPGAIRQIFVTHTHRDHSPGARLLKQRTNATSYGLQARHREGQDTLFLPDVTLSDGDEVTLPDGRTLRAIHTPGHAANHLCYELADVKLVFTGDHVMQGSTVVINPPDGHMGTYLASLEKLATLGPAWLAPGHGFMMDRPAQRIARLIAHRLAREASTVQALERIGAASIEALTPLVYADVPAVRHGVARRSLRAHLEKLAEDGRAEVSDDGVWRLRR